Proteins from one Ornithobacterium rhinotracheale genomic window:
- a CDS encoding ATP-dependent helicase: MGSNYLDELNDVQRQAVEATEGPVMVIAGAGSGKTRVLTYRIAHLINQGVDSFNILALTFTNKAAREMKERIAKVVGVSEAKNIWMGTFHSIFARILRVEAPLLGYPSNFTIYDQQDALSILKKVIKEMNLDTDVYKPKQILNRISQFKNNLITVRAYFNNPEIMEADAIALRPQTGEIYKRYVEKCFKSGGMDFDDLLLRTNEVLTRFPEVLAKYQNRFKYILVDEYQDTNHSQYLIVKALASRFENICVVGDDAQSIYAFRGANIRNILNFNKDYKDAQSFALEQNYRSTQNIVNAANDIIAKNRDQLKKNVWTSNDAGAKIPVYRALTDMDEARYIAAQIFEKKMQNQYNNSDFAVLYRTNAQSRAIEEALRKKNIPYRIYGGMSFYQRKEVKDLIAYLRLLVNPNDEEALMRIINYPVRGIGNTTQQALTVFADKVGKPVIEILFNLQFYAPQLKLNARAFNSLNNFATMIQSFAVKLKTGDVYEVALQVAKESGMLKTLSDDETPEGRSRLENLQELLNSLQGYVEEQSQIEGGNPTLQGFLEDAALSTDADKDETDTDKVSLMTVHLAKGLEFPVVFVVGLEENLFPSQMNLNSRQELEEERRLFYVALTRAEKEAMLSYSVSRSRWGKIVDAEPSRFLEEISDQYLDWKNPSPVTPMNSTGLSADLFGDDFPTFTRKEKNEPISYKRKIKKPLPSTSNQNLKKLSEAKLQAGDSANQSLKVDSVVLHDRFGRGVVKSIEGEVGDEKAIVNFENAGEKKLLLRFAKLRIVG, from the coding sequence ATGGGAAGTAACTATTTAGATGAATTAAATGATGTTCAACGCCAAGCCGTAGAAGCTACCGAAGGTCCTGTAATGGTGATCGCAGGGGCAGGTTCTGGAAAAACACGAGTTTTAACTTATCGTATTGCACACTTAATCAATCAAGGAGTAGATAGCTTTAATATTCTTGCACTCACCTTTACCAATAAGGCTGCCCGCGAGATGAAGGAGCGTATCGCCAAAGTGGTGGGCGTGAGCGAAGCCAAAAACATCTGGATGGGAACTTTTCACTCCATTTTTGCAAGAATTTTGCGTGTGGAAGCCCCCCTTTTGGGCTACCCGTCTAATTTCACGATTTATGACCAGCAAGATGCACTTTCAATTTTAAAGAAAGTGATTAAAGAAATGAATCTCGATACCGATGTGTATAAACCCAAACAAATTCTCAACCGAATTTCTCAGTTTAAAAATAACTTAATCACGGTGCGAGCTTATTTCAACAATCCCGAAATCATGGAAGCCGATGCCATTGCATTGCGACCACAAACGGGCGAAATTTATAAACGCTATGTGGAAAAATGCTTTAAATCTGGCGGAATGGATTTTGACGATTTGCTGTTGCGCACCAATGAGGTTTTAACCCGTTTCCCAGAAGTTTTGGCCAAATATCAAAACCGATTTAAATACATTTTGGTAGATGAGTATCAGGATACCAACCATTCTCAGTATTTAATTGTAAAAGCTTTGGCGTCAAGGTTCGAGAATATTTGTGTAGTGGGCGACGATGCGCAGTCGATTTATGCGTTCCGTGGGGCAAATATTCGAAATATTTTAAATTTTAATAAAGATTATAAAGATGCGCAATCTTTTGCCTTGGAACAAAATTATCGTTCAACTCAAAATATTGTAAACGCGGCAAACGATATTATTGCCAAAAACAGAGATCAGCTCAAGAAAAATGTATGGACTTCCAACGATGCGGGGGCAAAAATCCCCGTGTATCGTGCCTTGACGGATATGGACGAAGCCCGCTATATTGCGGCACAGATTTTTGAGAAAAAAATGCAAAATCAATACAATAATAGTGATTTTGCCGTGCTGTATCGCACCAATGCACAATCGCGTGCGATAGAGGAGGCGTTGCGTAAAAAAAATATTCCGTATAGAATTTATGGTGGCATGTCGTTTTACCAAAGAAAAGAGGTAAAGGATTTAATCGCTTATCTGCGATTACTCGTGAATCCAAACGACGAGGAGGCTTTGATGCGTATCATCAATTATCCCGTGCGTGGTATCGGGAACACAACGCAGCAGGCACTTACTGTTTTTGCCGACAAAGTGGGCAAGCCTGTCATCGAAATTTTATTTAATTTACAGTTTTATGCACCACAATTAAAGTTAAACGCTCGAGCATTTAATTCTTTAAATAATTTTGCAACGATGATTCAAAGTTTTGCCGTGAAATTAAAAACGGGCGATGTGTATGAGGTAGCATTGCAGGTGGCAAAGGAATCTGGCATGCTCAAAACATTGAGCGATGACGAAACGCCAGAAGGTCGCTCAAGACTGGAAAACTTGCAAGAGTTGCTAAACAGTTTGCAAGGCTATGTGGAGGAGCAAAGCCAAATCGAGGGTGGAAACCCCACTTTGCAAGGATTTTTGGAAGATGCGGCACTCTCTACCGATGCCGACAAAGATGAAACCGATACTGATAAAGTCTCGCTGATGACGGTGCATTTGGCAAAAGGTTTGGAGTTTCCTGTGGTTTTTGTCGTGGGCTTGGAGGAAAATTTATTCCCATCTCAAATGAATTTAAATTCTCGCCAAGAGCTTGAAGAAGAACGCCGCTTGTTTTATGTAGCACTCACGCGTGCCGAGAAAGAAGCCATGCTTTCTTACTCTGTTTCGCGTAGCCGTTGGGGCAAAATTGTAGACGCCGAACCGAGCCGATTTTTAGAAGAAATTAGCGATCAATATCTGGACTGGAAGAACCCAAGTCCTGTAACGCCTATGAACAGCACAGGGCTTTCGGCAGATTTGTTTGGTGATGATTTTCCAACTTTTACCCGAAAAGAGAAAAACGAACCGATTTCGTACAAACGAAAAATTAAAAAACCTTTGCCGAGCACAAGCAATCAGAATTTAAAGA
- a CDS encoding LTA synthase family protein has translation MKAKLGSVQVILKIYFLVLCIYTLFRGVLFWIERDRLGDGEGGYNIARSFIMGVRFDVVVAGYIMILPALVLFILDILNKQNRLIIKLLFIWIFTLFTISFAICAADIPYFHQFFERFTVGAFMWADNPMFVLSMILEEPQYAIYILLFVILELVFYFSLKKIFKNIIFGNEKIFLKIPISLIMLALIFLGIRGRVEAKSPIRVGTAYFCTNPLLNKLGLNPSFTLIQSYLSQKSDRNVHLDFMSDDKAEKIVHKYLQIDSSMYQAPLARKSLNGGAAIHKENVVLIIMESMSAAKMGIFGNQYNLTPFLDSLSQKSLFFENAFSAGKHTFNGIFSSLFSYPAIYRQHTMKEIKPFDGIQNAFLANNYSTTYFTTHDGQFDNVEGFLRANGFQNIITESNYPSQEVKTTLGVPDDYMFRFSIPIINDLAKSNKPFFVSFMTASDHGPFYIPSYFKPKNKIINQQIVEYADWSLKQFFTMAQKQSWYNNTLFVLVADHGANINPQYDIPMNYFHVPLIFFSPNGLVSPQNEKKLASQIDIVPTIMGILNLPYINNTYGIDLIHQNRPYTLINDDDKIGVVDTTHLCIIRDNLALYDYKHKNKQDLSQINATKTHEMAEYGKAFLQYYQYLIKNNKTIIDSK, from the coding sequence ATGAAAGCAAAATTAGGCAGTGTCCAAGTAATTCTCAAGATTTATTTTTTAGTTCTTTGTATCTATACGCTTTTTAGAGGTGTGCTATTTTGGATAGAACGAGATAGACTGGGTGATGGTGAGGGGGGATACAATATTGCTCGCTCGTTTATAATGGGAGTGCGTTTTGATGTTGTAGTTGCGGGATATATTATGATTCTACCAGCACTTGTTTTATTCATTCTAGATATTTTAAATAAACAAAACCGTTTAATTATAAAATTATTATTTATATGGATTTTTACTTTATTTACAATTAGTTTCGCTATATGTGCCGCAGATATTCCTTATTTTCATCAATTTTTTGAGAGATTTACGGTAGGGGCTTTCATGTGGGCAGATAATCCAATGTTTGTTTTGTCCATGATTCTAGAGGAACCTCAATATGCTATTTATATTTTGCTTTTTGTAATTTTGGAATTAGTATTCTATTTTTCACTCAAAAAAATATTCAAAAATATAATTTTTGGAAACGAAAAAATCTTCCTTAAAATACCGATTAGCTTAATTATGCTGGCTTTGATTTTTTTAGGCATCAGAGGGAGAGTAGAAGCTAAATCACCCATTAGAGTAGGTACTGCGTATTTTTGCACCAATCCCTTGTTAAACAAATTAGGATTAAACCCCTCTTTCACACTGATTCAGAGTTATTTGTCGCAAAAAAGTGATCGTAATGTTCATTTAGATTTCATGAGTGATGATAAAGCTGAAAAAATTGTTCATAAATACTTGCAAATCGATTCTAGTATGTACCAAGCACCACTGGCAAGAAAATCACTCAATGGCGGCGCAGCAATTCATAAAGAAAATGTAGTTTTAATTATTATGGAAAGTATGAGCGCTGCCAAAATGGGCATTTTTGGGAACCAATACAATTTAACCCCTTTCTTAGATAGTCTAAGCCAAAAATCTCTATTCTTTGAAAATGCTTTTTCGGCCGGAAAACATACATTTAATGGTATTTTTAGTTCGCTTTTTTCGTATCCTGCGATTTACAGACAGCATACAATGAAAGAGATCAAGCCCTTTGATGGAATTCAAAATGCTTTTTTAGCAAATAATTACAGCACTACCTATTTTACCACTCACGATGGGCAATTTGATAATGTTGAAGGTTTTTTGCGTGCCAATGGTTTTCAAAATATTATAACAGAAAGCAATTACCCATCTCAAGAAGTGAAAACAACTCTGGGCGTCCCAGACGATTATATGTTTAGGTTTTCCATACCCATAATCAATGATTTAGCAAAATCAAACAAACCATTTTTTGTGAGTTTTATGACGGCTAGCGACCACGGGCCTTTTTATATTCCTAGCTATTTTAAACCCAAAAACAAAATAATTAATCAGCAGATTGTGGAATATGCAGATTGGTCGCTTAAACAATTCTTTACCATGGCTCAAAAACAAAGTTGGTACAACAATACCCTTTTTGTCCTTGTGGCAGATCATGGAGCTAACATCAATCCACAATACGACATTCCTATGAATTATTTTCATGTACCTCTCATATTTTTCTCTCCTAATGGATTGGTTTCTCCACAAAACGAAAAAAAACTTGCAAGCCAAATAGATATTGTTCCCACCATTATGGGAATTCTGAATTTACCTTATATAAATAATACTTATGGCATCGATTTAATTCACCAAAACAGACCCTATACATTAATTAATGATGATGATAAAATTGGCGTTGTCGATACCACACATTTATGCATTATAAGAGACAATCTAGCACTCTACGACTATAAGCATAAAAACAAACAAGATTTATCACAAATCAATGCAACCAAAACCCATGAAATGGCTGAATACGGAAAAGCATTTCTTCAATACTATCAATATTTAATTAAAAATAATAAAACAATTATTGATTCTAAGTGA
- a CDS encoding fluoride efflux transporter FluC, with protein sequence MFKNLLFIFIGGGVGSVLRFLLSFFNYNYSFGTFLANFFGCVLIGFFMALGERSVLNQSVYLLLAVGLCGGFTTFSTFTAENYKMLVSGDYLGFGIYSLGTFIICILGLILGNKFLAIFN encoded by the coding sequence ATGTTCAAAAATTTATTATTCATATTCATAGGAGGGGGCGTAGGCAGTGTTTTGCGATTTCTTCTTTCTTTTTTTAATTACAATTACTCATTTGGTACTTTTTTGGCTAATTTTTTTGGCTGTGTATTAATCGGTTTTTTTATGGCATTGGGGGAGAGATCCGTTTTGAATCAATCGGTTTATTTATTACTAGCTGTGGGGTTGTGTGGTGGATTCACCACTTTTTCTACATTCACAGCAGAGAATTACAAGATGCTAGTGAGTGGCGATTATTTAGGATTTGGAATTTATAGTTTAGGCACCTTTATTATATGTATCCTCGGATTGATTTTAGGAAATAAATTTTTAGCAATTTTTAATTAA
- a CDS encoding glycogen synthase — protein MHIVHLSSEFYPIAKVGGLGDVVGALPKYLNKIEGVESKVVMPYVYNAKTAEINKELDHVAFLPFGKNKLEVKIWRTNDFGYNLYLIEIEGFSHREKVYGYGDDDYYFVAFQVAALNWIHQWDEMPDVVHCHDYHTGFIPFLMKFAHQYPKLREVPSVFTIHNGKYQGQMPWEIADYFPWFDTWQMPLLIWDNCINAMAAAVKCAWRVNTVSPQYMKELMEGDSSLAPLFRQEWQKCIGILNGIDNDEWNPETDQNLVFNYSQRNAIKGKTENKKTLCERFGFNEKLPIITFIGRFVDQKGVDVLADAIWKAINIIDFQANFFILGSGDRDLSDGVQQMKYYLDDRFNVFIGYDEALARIAYAGSDFMIMPSRFEPCGLNQFYTFRYGGLPIVRTVGGLLDSVIDFEDEGGNGIRFINLTSDDILHAIHRAITLKEDKKRINAIIKNNMKLDFSWDKAAQNYLDMYKNLKPE, from the coding sequence ATGCATATTGTACATTTATCATCTGAATTCTATCCCATCGCAAAAGTTGGCGGATTGGGTGATGTTGTGGGAGCTCTCCCTAAATATTTAAACAAAATTGAAGGCGTAGAATCGAAAGTAGTAATGCCGTATGTGTATAACGCCAAAACAGCTGAAATAAATAAAGAATTAGACCATGTGGCTTTCTTGCCTTTTGGAAAGAATAAATTAGAAGTAAAAATTTGGCGCACCAATGATTTTGGGTATAATTTATATTTAATTGAAATTGAAGGATTCTCTCATCGAGAAAAAGTGTATGGCTACGGCGATGATGATTACTATTTCGTAGCTTTTCAAGTAGCAGCGCTTAACTGGATTCACCAATGGGATGAAATGCCAGATGTAGTGCATTGCCACGACTACCACACAGGATTTATTCCTTTTTTAATGAAATTTGCGCACCAGTATCCTAAGTTAAGAGAAGTACCTTCGGTATTCACCATTCACAATGGAAAATATCAAGGGCAAATGCCTTGGGAAATCGCTGATTATTTCCCGTGGTTTGATACCTGGCAAATGCCACTACTAATTTGGGACAACTGCATCAATGCTATGGCCGCAGCTGTGAAGTGTGCATGGCGCGTGAACACTGTTTCGCCACAGTACATGAAAGAATTAATGGAGGGAGATTCTAGCCTTGCTCCACTCTTTAGACAAGAATGGCAAAAATGCATCGGAATCTTGAATGGAATCGACAACGACGAATGGAATCCTGAAACCGATCAGAATCTAGTTTTCAACTATTCTCAACGAAATGCCATTAAAGGAAAAACCGAAAACAAAAAAACACTCTGCGAAAGATTTGGCTTTAATGAAAAATTACCAATCATCACTTTCATTGGCCGTTTTGTAGACCAAAAAGGTGTAGATGTTTTGGCAGATGCGATATGGAAAGCCATTAATATAATTGATTTTCAAGCCAATTTCTTTATACTTGGAAGCGGAGATCGAGATTTAAGCGATGGCGTTCAGCAAATGAAATATTATTTAGACGATAGATTCAATGTTTTCATCGGCTACGATGAGGCACTTGCTCGCATTGCATATGCGGGATCAGATTTTATGATTATGCCATCAAGATTTGAACCTTGTGGTTTAAATCAATTTTACACTTTTAGATACGGCGGCTTGCCAATTGTGCGCACCGTGGGCGGATTGCTAGATTCTGTAATTGATTTTGAAGATGAAGGCGGAAACGGAATTAGATTTATAAATTTAACAAGTGATGACATTCTTCATGCAATACATCGTGCAATTACACTTAAAGAGGATAAAAAACGAATCAACGCTATTATCAAAAACAACATGAAACTTGATTTTTCTTGGGACAAAGCAGCTCAGAATTATTTAGATATGTATAAAAACTTAAAACCTGAATAG
- a CDS encoding glucose-1-phosphate adenylyltransferase: MKENQRILALILGGGRGTRLQPLTSERSKPAVPLAGKYRLVDIPISNCLNSGINRIFVLTQFNSASLNRHIKNSYSFDLFSKGFVDILAAEQTDDNGDWYQGTADAVRQSLQHYKKIDYDYMLILSGDQLYQMDFQDMLRKHIESNAELSIATIPVNASDATSFGIMKTNEANQITSFIEKPDAEELKNWTSDTGKEMQAKGRDYLASMGIYLFNKNVLNKLLEENEGTDFGKHIIPGSIENHKVLSYQFEGYWTDIGTIKSFHEANLDLASHLPSFNLYDNTNQIYTHARMLPPAKVEGTSLERVVLSEGSIVHASRLENCVIGIRTRIGKGTTVTDTYIMGSDYYESLERIEENKRKKIPPIGIGERCFISNAIIDKNVRIGNDVRINGHKGLKDKDTQEYKIVDGIVVVKKGAVLPDGFSI, translated from the coding sequence ATGAAAGAGAATCAAAGAATTTTGGCGCTGATCCTAGGAGGAGGACGAGGCACCAGATTGCAGCCACTCACAAGCGAACGCTCTAAGCCTGCCGTGCCGCTTGCAGGAAAATACCGATTGGTAGACATTCCAATTTCTAACTGTTTAAATTCTGGTATCAACCGAATTTTTGTGCTCACCCAGTTTAACTCTGCTTCGCTAAACCGCCACATCAAGAACAGCTATAGTTTTGATTTATTCAGCAAAGGATTTGTGGATATTTTGGCAGCTGAACAAACCGATGATAATGGCGATTGGTACCAAGGCACTGCAGATGCGGTGAGACAAAGCTTGCAACATTATAAGAAAATAGATTACGACTATATGCTCATTCTTTCTGGAGACCAATTGTACCAAATGGATTTCCAAGATATGCTTAGAAAACATATCGAGAGCAATGCCGAATTGAGTATCGCTACGATTCCAGTAAATGCAAGCGACGCTACTAGTTTTGGTATCATGAAAACCAACGAGGCTAATCAAATCACTTCTTTCATCGAAAAACCAGACGCAGAGGAATTAAAAAACTGGACTTCTGATACTGGAAAAGAAATGCAGGCTAAAGGTAGAGATTATTTAGCTTCTATGGGGATTTATTTATTCAATAAAAATGTACTAAATAAATTGTTGGAAGAAAATGAAGGTACAGACTTTGGAAAACATATCATTCCAGGAAGTATTGAAAATCATAAAGTGCTCAGCTACCAATTTGAGGGCTACTGGACAGATATAGGAACGATCAAGTCCTTCCACGAGGCAAATTTGGACTTAGCCAGCCATTTACCTTCATTTAATTTATATGATAATACCAATCAGATTTACACCCACGCTAGAATGTTGCCCCCTGCCAAGGTAGAAGGCACTTCGCTGGAAAGAGTAGTATTATCCGAGGGCTCTATCGTGCATGCAAGTCGTTTGGAAAACTGTGTAATTGGAATCAGAACCCGAATAGGCAAAGGCACTACGGTAACAGACACCTACATCATGGGTAGCGATTACTACGAATCTCTTGAACGAATTGAAGAAAATAAACGCAAAAAAATCCCACCAATCGGAATTGGAGAAAGATGCTTTATCAGCAATGCAATTATTGATAAAAATGTGAGAATCGGAAACGATGTTCGCATCAATGGGCATAAGGGATTAAAAGACAAAGACACCCAAGAATACAAGATAGTAGACGGAATTGTAGTGGTGAAGAAAGGAGCCGTGTTACCAGATGGATTTAGTATATAA
- a CDS encoding metal-dependent hydrolase, whose amino-acid sequence MKIQFLGHACLLIEANGKKILVDPFISGNPKNDKIKVEDIKTDYILLTHAHQDHVLDAEEIAKNNDALIISNAEIAAYYEQKGLKSHGMNTGGSYEFDFGVLTSTIAFHSSSFADGTYGGNPNGYLIKTKDKQIYIAGDTSLSYDMKYLPELYGTIDLAVLPIGGNFTMDALQASYAADYVEAKRVLGYHYDTFPAIEIDHAKAKEIFNKKNLNLELLEIGENIVV is encoded by the coding sequence ATGAAAATACAATTTTTAGGACACGCATGTTTATTGATTGAAGCTAATGGGAAGAAAATATTGGTAGACCCATTTATCTCTGGAAATCCAAAAAATGACAAAATTAAGGTAGAAGACATAAAAACGGACTACATTCTACTCACCCATGCGCACCAAGACCATGTGCTTGATGCAGAGGAAATTGCTAAAAACAACGATGCGCTCATCATCTCAAATGCCGAAATTGCAGCATACTACGAACAAAAGGGATTAAAATCTCACGGAATGAACACTGGAGGGAGTTATGAATTTGATTTTGGTGTGCTTACCTCTACAATTGCCTTTCACTCAAGCTCTTTTGCTGATGGCACCTATGGAGGCAACCCAAACGGATATTTAATAAAGACAAAAGACAAGCAGATTTATATCGCTGGCGACACTTCTCTCTCCTACGACATGAAATACCTTCCAGAATTGTACGGCACCATAGATTTAGCCGTATTACCAATTGGTGGAAATTTTACAATGGATGCACTACAAGCAAGCTATGCAGCTGATTATGTGGAGGCTAAACGGGTGCTAGGCTATCATTATGACACTTTCCCTGCCATAGAGATTGACCACGCAAAAGCCAAAGAAATTTTTAACAAAAAGAATTTAAACTTAGAGCTGCTTGAAATTGGAGAGAATATAGTAGTGTAG